Proteins from one Kiritimatiellia bacterium genomic window:
- the galK gene encoding galactokinase, protein MSDIRSRVLNEFAARCGGAPDALVRAPGRVNLIGEHTDYNEGFVMPIAIERATWIALRARSDTMVILHSLDHQATLQFDADRPEHGGEAWTEYPKGVANALREEGFVLRGFEGVTACDVPMGAGLSSSASYELAVARAFQVVSGWAWDPIRMALLAQRAENRWVGVQCGIMDQLISAIGKRGHALLIDCRDLSHRAAPLPEGCAVVIMDTMTRRGLVDSAYNERRAQCQAAARQLGVRALRDVTEAEWAARAHELEETVRKRARHVVTENARTLAAAEAMSAGDGRRLGRLMNESHDSLRDDFQVTNDALNLIVDLARAHPACLGARMTGAGFGGCAVALVSESGVDDFCARLRAEYSARTGKSPSLYVTRGADGAATD, encoded by the coding sequence ATGAGTGATATTCGGTCACGGGTCCTGAATGAATTTGCTGCCCGGTGCGGCGGCGCCCCCGACGCGCTGGTCCGCGCGCCGGGGCGAGTCAACCTGATCGGCGAACATACGGATTACAACGAAGGGTTCGTGATGCCGATCGCGATCGAACGCGCGACATGGATCGCCCTTCGCGCCCGGTCGGACACGATGGTGATCCTCCATTCGCTGGACCATCAGGCCACGCTGCAGTTTGACGCGGACCGACCGGAACACGGCGGCGAGGCGTGGACCGAGTATCCGAAGGGCGTCGCCAACGCATTGCGGGAAGAAGGATTCGTCCTTCGAGGATTTGAGGGGGTGACGGCCTGTGACGTGCCGATGGGCGCGGGTCTTTCTTCTTCGGCCTCATATGAGCTGGCGGTCGCGCGAGCGTTCCAGGTGGTCTCGGGTTGGGCGTGGGACCCGATTCGGATGGCTCTGTTGGCGCAGCGCGCGGAAAACCGGTGGGTCGGTGTCCAATGCGGGATCATGGACCAGTTGATTTCGGCTATTGGTAAACGCGGACACGCTCTGCTGATCGATTGCCGGGACCTGTCTCATCGGGCCGCGCCGCTGCCCGAGGGTTGCGCGGTTGTGATCATGGATACGATGACGCGGCGCGGTCTCGTGGATTCGGCGTACAACGAGCGGCGCGCGCAGTGTCAGGCGGCGGCCCGCCAACTCGGCGTACGGGCGTTACGCGACGTCACGGAGGCGGAATGGGCAGCCCGCGCCCACGAGCTCGAGGAGACCGTTCGGAAGCGCGCTCGACATGTGGTCACGGAGAACGCGAGGACGCTCGCAGCCGCCGAGGCCATGTCGGCTGGCGACGGCCGCCGGCTGGGCCGGCTGATGAATGAAAGCCATGACAGTCTGCGCGATGATTTTCAGGTCACCAACGACGCGTTGAATCTGATCGTGGATCTCGCCCGCGCTCACCCTGCCTGTCTTGGCGCCCGGATGACCGGCGCGGGATTCGGTGGCTGCGCAGTGGCGCTGGTTTCCGAATCGGGCGTTGACGATTTCTGTGCCCGGCTCCGGGCGGAATATTCGGCCCGGACGGGGAAATCGCCCAGTTTATATGTGACTCGGGGAGCTGACGGCGCCGCCACGGATTGA
- the obgE gene encoding GTPase ObgE, with protein sequence MKGIAFKDRVVIQVFAGNGGDGCASFRREKYVPLGGPDGGDGGRGGSVFIRASKDVDSLVSLYYQPIQRAQHGGRGRGAQRTGEDGEDLILPVPCGTQAWHVPSIPPGAPVPEMEDEERHPRESVFQAERVPIGEVVSDGDTLLLARGGRGGKGNVHFKSPTNRAPTEFTRGTPGEARTIILELKTVADVGLVGYPNAGKSTLLAALTAAHPKIAPYPFTTLNPLIGTLQFEDYTSLRIADIPGLIDGAHAGVGLGHDFLRHIERSRFLVYVIDMAGIDGRDPADDFAHLREELRLYSEDLVQRPYVVVANKMDVPVAARNLEAFRRKTNLDPLPISAQTGEGLGALRELLHDWRRGRRTFVAL encoded by the coding sequence ATGAAAGGGATCGCGTTCAAAGATCGCGTGGTGATTCAGGTGTTCGCCGGTAATGGCGGCGACGGCTGCGCGTCCTTCCGGCGTGAGAAATATGTTCCGCTCGGCGGCCCGGATGGGGGAGACGGCGGCCGGGGCGGTAGCGTGTTTATCCGTGCGAGCAAGGATGTGGACTCGCTCGTGAGCCTTTACTACCAGCCGATCCAGCGCGCGCAGCATGGCGGGCGGGGCAGGGGCGCTCAGCGCACGGGCGAGGATGGCGAGGACCTGATCCTGCCGGTGCCCTGCGGAACGCAGGCGTGGCATGTGCCCTCGATTCCGCCCGGCGCCCCCGTCCCCGAGATGGAGGATGAGGAGCGGCATCCGCGGGAGTCGGTTTTCCAGGCTGAGCGCGTGCCGATCGGCGAGGTGGTATCCGACGGCGATACGCTGCTGTTGGCCCGGGGAGGGCGGGGCGGCAAGGGGAATGTTCATTTCAAGTCGCCAACGAACCGCGCGCCAACCGAATTCACACGAGGGACGCCTGGCGAGGCCCGGACGATTATTCTTGAGCTCAAAACAGTGGCCGATGTCGGGCTCGTAGGATATCCGAATGCGGGCAAATCGACCCTATTGGCGGCGCTGACAGCGGCCCATCCGAAAATTGCGCCGTACCCGTTCACGACACTCAACCCGCTAATCGGGACGCTCCAGTTCGAGGACTACACCTCGCTCCGCATTGCCGATATCCCAGGGCTCATCGACGGCGCGCATGCGGGCGTCGGCCTCGGCCACGATTTTTTGAGGCACATCGAGCGGTCACGTTTTCTCGTTTATGTCATCGACATGGCGGGCATCGACGGCCGGGACCCCGCGGACGATTTCGCGCACCTGCGCGAGGAGCTGCGTCTCTATTCTGAGGATCTTGTGCAGCGCCCGTACGTTGTGGTGGCGAACAAGATGGACGTGCCGGTGGCAGCGAGGAATCTGGAGGCGTTCCGGCGGAAGACCAATCTCGACCCGCTTCCGATTTCCGCTCAAACGGGCGAGGGGCTCGGCGCGCTGCGGGAGCTGTTACACGATTGGCGGCGTGGCCGGCGCACGTTCGTGGCGCTCTAG
- a CDS encoding sulfite exporter TauE/SafE family protein, whose product MADLALAPRLRARMIRRMNWLGYAIIGLAAGVAGGAFGVGGGVLIVPALILWFKVPYPVAVGTSLALIIPISLAGAAAHGRFGNLDWRIFTIASIAGMLGAIAGAVLVQKVPELYARRAFAVFLVYAAWRLWVR is encoded by the coding sequence GTGGCCGATTTGGCGCTTGCGCCCCGTTTGCGCGCTCGCATGATTCGGCGCATGAACTGGCTCGGCTACGCGATAATCGGATTGGCGGCGGGGGTGGCTGGCGGGGCGTTTGGAGTGGGAGGCGGGGTTTTGATTGTTCCTGCGTTGATTCTCTGGTTCAAGGTTCCCTACCCGGTGGCCGTGGGCACATCGCTCGCGCTGATCATTCCGATCTCGCTGGCTGGCGCGGCGGCGCACGGCCGGTTCGGAAATTTGGATTGGCGGATTTTCACGATCGCGTCGATTGCCGGGATGCTCGGGGCTATCGCCGGCGCGGTTCTGGTGCAGAAAGTCCCTGAGCTTTATGCGCGGCGCGCATTTGCGGTCTTCCTGGTGTATGCGGCGTGGCGGCTTTGGGTGAGATGA
- a CDS encoding TatD family hydrolase yields the protein MIRLVDAHNHLQDERFGGRQVEIIAAARTVGITRMVVNGSTCSDWADVAALARQFPDLIIPSFGVHPWYVHEQPTDWEESLRDYLEDFPQAGVGEVGLDRWKSDLPWEGQVDAFRRQLRLARELKRPVSIHCLRAWGALVDVLESEPLPERGLLMHSYGGSAEMVSILIPYGARFSLPGYFLRPDKENKLATFRRVPSDRLLIETDAPDQLPPADLVEYPIVGPDGQPINHPANLRAIYRRAAEALDRPFEEFVSQVEANFAEWFGA from the coding sequence ATGATCCGGCTAGTCGACGCGCACAACCATCTGCAAGACGAACGCTTCGGGGGGCGACAGGTCGAGATCATCGCCGCGGCGCGGACGGTCGGCATCACGCGGATGGTGGTAAACGGTTCCACGTGCAGCGATTGGGCGGATGTCGCGGCTCTTGCGCGTCAGTTTCCGGATTTAATTATTCCTAGCTTCGGCGTGCATCCATGGTACGTCCATGAGCAGCCGACAGATTGGGAAGAATCTCTGCGCGATTACTTAGAGGATTTCCCTCAAGCAGGCGTTGGGGAGGTGGGACTGGATCGCTGGAAATCCGACCTGCCGTGGGAGGGACAGGTCGACGCGTTTCGCCGACAGCTTCGACTCGCCCGCGAGCTGAAGCGACCTGTGAGCATTCATTGTTTGCGCGCTTGGGGTGCGCTGGTCGACGTTTTGGAATCGGAGCCGTTACCCGAGAGAGGGCTTTTGATGCACAGCTACGGTGGATCCGCTGAGATGGTCTCGATCCTCATCCCGTATGGCGCCCGTTTTTCGTTGCCGGGCTATTTCCTGCGGCCTGACAAGGAAAACAAGTTGGCGACGTTTCGCCGCGTGCCGTCAGACCGACTTCTGATTGAAACCGATGCGCCGGATCAGCTTCCGCCGGCGGATTTGGTTGAATACCCCATAGTCGGTCCGGATGGGCAGCCGATCAACCACCCAGCGAATTTGCGGGCGATCTATCGCCGGGCCGCCGAGGCGCTGGATCGACCTTTCGAGGAATTCGTGAGTCAGGTGGAAGCCAACTTCGCAGAATGGTTCGGGGCCTGA